TGATTTTGACAGATTATTAGTTGACGCATAGTGACTCATAGGGTATTTCACTCGACTAGAAATTTCAGGTTCATATGTGGATTTAGGAATACCTCTAGTAAGTCGCTCGGGCAATTGTTTTCGGGTTGGCTCAGGATCATGAGGAGCATCCGTAGTACACGATTGGTGTGGTAGGTTACCGAGATCGTCCAACTCAGTCAAAGGAGCTTGTGAATCATTACTTTCTGCATCTAATTCATTGTTCTCCGACTCAACTGTTTCATTTCTCGATTCAGCTTCTTCCGTATGCTCCATATTATCAACACTAGGATTAGCACTTTTTTTTTACTTTCATGCTTGTTTACACATATATCTTCATTCACCCATTGAGATATATAATTAAAAGTTTGAACTTCATTTTCATTCTCGCCTTGAAGTTCAGACTCGGAAAAATACATTTTATCTTCATGAAACACAACATCCATAGTGATGAACATTTCCTTAGTGGGAGGGTGATAACATTTATAACCTTTTTTATTAGTACCATATCCAAGAAAAACACATTTTATCGCTCGTGGAGATAGTTTGTCTCTCTGATGTTTATGGATGTGTACAAATGCAACACACCCAAAAACACAAGGAGGAAGATTCGGTACTGCTGGGTTAACTAAAGCTTTAGTAAACACTTGAAATGGTGTTTGAAATTCAAGAGATCTAGAAGGTGTGCGATTAATCAAATATACAGCACAAGAGAGTGCTTCACCCCAATATGTTAATGGCATATGAGCTTGAATTAATGAGGACCGAACAACTTCTAGTAAATGTCGGTTCTTTCTCTCCGCAACTCCGTTTTGTTGAGGCGTATATACACAAGTGGTTTGATTTATCACTCCTTCTGTTTCTAAATAATCTTTTAATTCAGAGTTAAGATATTCCCCACCATTATCACTACGAAGAACTCGAATTTTCGTATTAAACTGAGTTTGAATGATTTTATTAAATCTTTGAAATAATATTTTTACATCACTTTTGGATTTCATTAACCACAACCAAGTCATTCGTGAAAAATCATCAATAAAAGTAACAAACCATCGAGATCCTTGTAATGTTGGGATTTTTGATGGTccccacacatcagagtgaacaaGCATAAAAGGTGAAGGGCATTTATTTAAGACTAATGGAAACGAAGTATGATGACTTTTAGCAAGTTCACAAACATCACAATGAAAACTTAAAATTTCAATTTTGCCAAACAAACTAGGAAATAGTTTTTTAAGATACCCAAAAGATGGATGTCCTAAACGTCGATGCCATAGCCAAATTTTAGCTTTATTCTTCTCCACGGTTGATTCGTTCACACCTAAAACTTTATTTATTTGATTCAAGCTCCTTGACTTTAGATCCAAGTAGTATAACTTCCCTCGTCTAATACCACAACCAATCGTCTGCTTCGTTTGGATGTCCTTAAAAACACAAAAGTTAGGCCAAAAAATCGCAACACAAGATAAGGTTGATGTTATTTGTGAAACAGACAAGAGGTTGTAATCTAAAGATGGAACAACAAATACTTTATCTAAATTCAAAGAATCAGTAAGCGTGACAGATCCTTCCCCAGTTATTGGGGCCTCATCACCATTTGCTGTAGAAACAAAATTTTGGGTGGGATGTTTGAGATTTATAATCTGTCTTGAATCAAATGTCATATGGTTTGTGGCACCAGAATCAATTATCCATGAACTATTAAAAACATGTGTAGGAGTTTTAGAATTATTACCAGATGTAGCCAAAAAAAATCTTTTCGTTATCTGAAACATCCTCCTTAGTTTTGGTTTTGACACTTGCCACAGTTGGTGCCTTCTTGAAACCTTTCTTCTTAGGTGCTCGTGAATGGTCCCACCAATCGGGATATCCAACAACCTTAAAGCATCTTTCTTTGCTATGTCCAGTTTTGCCACATTCGCTACAGCTGTTGGTAGGTTTTTCACCCCTAGCACCAAATGTAGGGGCCTTCCCTTTGTTTCGTGACACCATGGCAGCAGCTTCAATATATTTATGATCACCATTTAACGTTTGACGACGTATTACTTCTCGCCTAATCAACGCATAACATTCTTCCAAGGTCGGAATTGACTCTTTTCTTAAAATCTCTCCACGAATCTgttccagatcatcatctaacCCGGCCAAAAAGATGTGTACTCTTAGTCTATCGATTGCTTTTCGATATGCTTCAACATCATCTGGATCTTTCATCGTCACTTTGTCTCTGTGATCCAATTCTTGAAAGATTTCAGATAATTCACCATAATACTCTGAAAGTGTTCTGCTATTTTGTTTTGATGTAAACACTTTTTGATTCAAAGCAAATACTTGCAATTCATTACTTCCATCATGAAAAGCTTTTGAAAGTGCTTTCCAGATTTCACGAGCAGTGGGTAAGCGTAAATACCGCTTCATGATCTCCGGGTTCATTGACATCAACAACCATCTTTTTTACCTTTTGATTTTCAGCATACCACTTTTCATACCCATCTTCATCTTCTGAAGGGGTTTTCgattttccaatgatataagacaaCTTTTCCCTTTCAGCAATATGCATCTCCATCAATTGTGACCAAATATCATAGTTAGATTCAGAAAGAAGGATTCCTATATTGAAAACACCTTCAGACTGAACCACAATTGGGACTGGCTTTGACCCAGATCCAGATTCCTTTGTTTCAACCATTAtatgtttttaataaaaaaaaaagagagagacagGACCAATCTCAAGCTCTTGATACCAAGATGAAAATAGATGGAGAAGAAATTCTTCTTTATATGTTTCTCATATATCATTCACGTAAGAGGTTACAGTATTTATAcacaaagaaataaaataaaaaatcttcaGGATTGTCTCGCTATCAATTAAGGATTCTAAAGATATTCTCcaactatataaatatataaaataagagaaAGTCAATCTTCATATTTTTGTCTAAAAACTCAACACTTTGTAGTTTTTTTCTTAAATGATGGCTATTAAATTTcataaaaatcactaattttaaaaatatatgaggTCCTATCTAAAAATTTAGTAGTATTCTTTACAATTTTTAGCATTTTAAACCTAacagaaatttatttaatgggaccCTCTAACACCACTTGACTCTACTTAAATTCACCAGTACAAACAAACCACTTAAAAGCAATCACCGAAAGAAACCATGTAACCAGGTGTAAAACTAACCGCACCTAAAATTTTTGTCGGCCGTGAGATAATAACACAAACACCTCAAGAATTTGTCAATAATATATCTGCGAAATTAGGTATAAAATTGTCATGTTTTATTCTTGTACACTATCTCTTTACACAATTTTTTCGAAATAGATCATAGAtcaccataaaaaaaaaaaaaaaaaaaaaaaataagggaaCGCATGGAACTAATTAACTAAAGGTGACCGATAATTAATCACTTCAAGGACTTTTCCATCTTCTAGAGTGCTTTTGACCTTTTTTATGAACATCATCATAACATAATAGTAAGACATGCACTTATTAACAAATTCCGGGTACGTAAAAATTGGTTCAACACTTGAAATTAAAGAGAACAGTCTACGTGGACTTCAAAGATCTAGCTCCACAGAACAATTGAATTTAGATAGAAAAATTTTGACCATAACGTTCTAGATTTGATTAAACAGATGCAAATGGTAAAAATATTCAAGATTTTTTTGCCACTTTAATAATTTTTTATTTCCAAACGGACTTTATTTTCTTGAACCGACTAACGAGTCGAAAGTCAAATTACAAAGTTCACGTTACATATTTCGGAATTACATTTACCCGAAAAAGACATAATAAGTCGAATTAGAGCCTTCTTCAACAGCTTAGGCGTAAACATACATGAATTATATTGCTTTTAATTACCGAGTATACAATAATCCAAGACTAGTGTAACTTTTTTTGAATCATTTTGTAGAAGTGAATATACAACAACACAAAACCCAATCCCATATAAGTGGGGTATGTCGGTAAGACGTAGACAAATATTCCCCTAACCTAGAATAAAGATAACtcatttctccactcagagtgaaatacctcaagagtagagaaagtcatctctctcaatgttctatggatagagaaaTTGCTTCTGAatggacctccgaccaataagtaggtTTAAAAAAAggtgtgagacgccatgaaaatggtaaaattaaaTTTCAATGAGATTTAAAACATGTCTGTAAATCAATTTAGactctaagcgacagtcaagtcgtTAATAAATCGACGCCAGCTGTCTCGATTAATAGAGCCAATGTAGCAGCGAATATACAAATGATCTATATAGATGGAAAAATTTTATTCAAAATCTTTATGATTTATGTAATTAATCATTTTTTAATACTATTTTCAACGAGGTAATAATTGTTATTAGAGTACTTAATTACAGGTACGAGATATGGATTATGATATTTGTTATTACTAGATTTCAGCTTCGATTTGTGTTCTAGATGATGTGTCAATTAAGTACAGTAGGTTTAGTGAAGatgatgaatatgaatatgaatgttgAAGATGAACAAGATGTAACAAACTCAGATCTgaatggattataacttgtaatatatttatgtgtttgtaCAACAATCTAGCCAATGGATTCAATCACAATTAGATTGATCCATGGCTTTCTTCAACAATCAACTTATTATGAATCAAGTTAATGTCACAAGCTTAACCTAGTCTCTCAATGCGTTTGAGAGAGTATTTGGGGAAAACACACACTTAAGGTGTAAGAGTATGTAAATGGAATGGGAATGCTTATGATTCTAAGGAATGGAAATGGTATTTATATCTCATACCATTTCCTTACAATTAAGAACTTAATCATAAAACTTAGCCTACTTAATCACT
This genomic window from Rutidosis leptorrhynchoides isolate AG116_Rl617_1_P2 chromosome 2, CSIRO_AGI_Rlap_v1, whole genome shotgun sequence contains:
- the LOC139890028 gene encoding uncharacterized protein, encoding MVETKESGSGSKPVPIVVQSEGVFNIGILLSESNYDIWSQLMEMHIAEREKLSYIIGKSKTPSEDEDGYEKWYAENQKRYLRLPTAREIWKALSKAFHDGSNELQVFALNQKVFTSKQNSRTLSEYYGELSEIFQELDHRDKVTMKDPDDVEAYRKAIDRLRVHIFLAGLDDDLEQIRGEILRKESIPTLEECYALIRREVIRRQTLNGDHKYIEAAAMVSRNKGKAPTFGARGEKPTNSCSECGKTGHSKERCFKVVGYPDWWDHSRAPKKKGFKKAPTVASVKTKTKEDVSDNEKIFFGYIW